From the Oceanicaulis alexandrii DSM 11625 genome, one window contains:
- a CDS encoding PAS domain-containing sensor histidine kinase: MIRVGQHSARGANRDRSTASADAEAKGTLWPTTLAVIAFSLVFGCVILVKLHQEWTAARAEAEASQARTAAFIAERVSGRLSEVRGALAMAASQLEVMSPASLDAGAQAGLDNLIEAPWVDAAALLTPDGRLIAAGAADPDMLRDAANAALLASSGLAARPGQTPPLVLTAPAPLSDGSVGALVASLTPQALLPRWNRDDVAMLTDAEGRLLALNPATPFSGAPFAAERLGLDPVSVSAMARNGGAMRGAQLGDEARILGAAAITGAPLHALSLGPDGINRSAWNSTLLFHLLLFLAPLGTAIALSIVLRNQMGRLGDTQAKLTDSEGRLHLAIEGARCGVWDWDLDTDEVVLTDSFAQLIGRARGESMSGPELLLLLGKEDRPKVRAALRGAANAQDVDLEVRAAGLPVWLQLRGRLLPQTRRIIGVAIDITERKGAQARVAAAESRLRAALESMSESFVLWDARGRLVLWNRKFRDFFGFSEGDLRIGASYEQVEAAAAPAIKMAHASDDGQNDYDLELHDRRWIHYAERRTADGGLVSVGADITALKAQQSALKENDREMRRTVENLRRSQERVQELAANYEQEKIRAEEANRSKSEFLANMSHELRTPLNAINGFSEIMAGEMFGPLGHERYQDYVGDILSSGQHLLSLINDILDMSKIEAGKMQLQPEPLLPSEVIEQCVRIMRARAEEKSIQLTVEGDELPEISADPRALKQVILNLMSNAVKFTPEGGKVQIRGFHAADGVVMQVSDTGIGIGEDDLQRVGRPFEQIESQHSKKHQGSGLGLALSKSLIELHGGALRIDSKLGEGTTVSFTLPAHAADHDHNTPGDDAADADATVTAEA; encoded by the coding sequence ATGATTCGTGTCGGCCAACACTCCGCGCGCGGCGCAAATCGCGACCGCTCCACCGCTTCGGCCGACGCTGAAGCGAAAGGCACGTTATGGCCCACAACTCTGGCCGTCATCGCCTTCTCCCTGGTGTTTGGCTGCGTCATCCTGGTGAAGTTGCATCAAGAGTGGACAGCGGCGCGCGCCGAGGCTGAGGCGTCTCAGGCGCGCACGGCCGCTTTCATCGCCGAGCGTGTCTCAGGTCGACTGTCTGAAGTGCGCGGGGCGCTCGCCATGGCCGCCTCCCAGCTTGAGGTGATGAGCCCGGCCAGTCTTGACGCCGGCGCCCAGGCCGGGCTCGACAATCTGATCGAGGCGCCGTGGGTGGACGCTGCGGCGCTCTTGACCCCGGACGGCCGCCTGATCGCAGCAGGCGCTGCGGACCCTGACATGTTGCGCGACGCCGCCAACGCGGCCTTGCTGGCGTCAAGCGGACTTGCTGCGAGACCGGGGCAAACCCCGCCGCTTGTCCTGACGGCTCCCGCGCCCTTGTCTGACGGGTCAGTGGGCGCTTTGGTCGCCAGCCTTACGCCACAGGCCTTGCTGCCGCGCTGGAACCGCGATGACGTGGCCATGCTGACGGACGCCGAAGGGCGACTACTGGCGCTGAACCCGGCGACTCCCTTTTCCGGCGCGCCTTTCGCCGCCGAACGGCTGGGCCTGGATCCCGTGTCCGTCTCGGCCATGGCGCGAAATGGCGGCGCCATGCGCGGCGCCCAGCTTGGCGACGAGGCCCGCATTCTGGGAGCGGCGGCCATCACCGGCGCGCCTCTGCATGCGTTGAGCCTGGGTCCGGACGGCATCAATCGAAGCGCCTGGAATAGCACCTTGTTGTTCCATCTGCTGCTGTTCCTGGCGCCCCTGGGCACCGCGATCGCCTTGTCGATTGTTCTGCGCAATCAGATGGGACGGCTTGGGGATACGCAGGCGAAACTCACCGATTCCGAAGGCCGTCTCCATCTCGCTATCGAGGGGGCGCGCTGCGGCGTGTGGGATTGGGATCTGGATACAGACGAGGTCGTTCTGACCGATTCCTTCGCCCAGCTGATCGGCCGCGCGCGGGGCGAATCCATGTCAGGTCCCGAACTTCTTCTGCTGTTGGGCAAGGAAGACCGCCCGAAAGTGCGCGCCGCGCTCCGCGGCGCCGCCAATGCGCAGGATGTGGACCTGGAAGTCCGCGCCGCCGGCCTGCCGGTCTGGTTGCAATTACGCGGACGCTTATTGCCTCAGACCCGGCGCATCATCGGCGTCGCCATCGACATCACCGAGCGCAAAGGCGCCCAGGCGCGGGTCGCAGCAGCGGAATCACGTCTGCGCGCTGCGCTGGAATCCATGAGCGAGAGCTTCGTGCTTTGGGACGCGCGCGGACGCCTGGTGCTCTGGAACCGCAAATTTCGCGACTTTTTCGGGTTTTCCGAAGGCGATCTGCGTATCGGAGCCAGTTATGAGCAGGTTGAGGCCGCCGCGGCGCCCGCCATCAAGATGGCGCACGCCTCAGATGACGGCCAGAATGACTATGACCTTGAGCTGCACGACCGCCGCTGGATCCACTATGCCGAACGGCGCACTGCCGATGGAGGCCTCGTCAGCGTCGGCGCCGACATCACGGCGCTGAAAGCACAACAAAGCGCGCTGAAGGAAAATGATCGGGAGATGCGCCGTACGGTCGAAAACCTGCGTCGTTCCCAGGAGCGCGTGCAGGAGCTGGCCGCCAATTACGAGCAAGAGAAAATCCGCGCCGAGGAAGCCAACCGCTCAAAGTCCGAATTCCTGGCCAATATGAGCCACGAATTGCGCACGCCGCTCAACGCCATCAACGGCTTCTCAGAGATCATGGCCGGCGAAATGTTCGGGCCTCTGGGCCACGAACGCTACCAGGATTATGTGGGCGATATTCTCAGCTCTGGTCAGCATCTGCTCTCCCTGATCAACGACATTCTGGACATGTCCAAGATCGAAGCCGGCAAGATGCAGCTTCAACCCGAACCGCTCCTGCCGTCAGAAGTCATCGAACAGTGTGTGCGGATCATGCGCGCCCGCGCTGAAGAGAAGTCCATTCAACTGACCGTCGAGGGCGACGAACTGCCGGAAATTTCCGCCGACCCGCGCGCGCTCAAACAGGTCATTCTCAACCTGATGTCCAATGCGGTGAAGTTCACCCCGGAAGGCGGCAAGGTGCAGATTCGCGGCTTCCACGCGGCGGACGGGGTGGTGATGCAAGTGTCAGATACGGGCATCGGCATTGGAGAAGACGATCTGCAACGCGTGGGTCGCCCGTTCGAGCAGATCGAGAGCCAGCACTCCAAAAAACACCAGGGCTCGGGCCTGGGACTGGCCCTGTCCAAATCCCTGATTGAATTGCATGGCGGCGCCTTGCGGATCGATTCCAAACTTGGCGAAGGCACCACAGTCTCCTTCACCCTGCCAGCGCATGCCGCCGATCATGACCACAACACGCCGGGCGATGACGCGGCCGATGCAGACGCGACCGTAACCGCCGAGGCCTGA
- a CDS encoding response regulator, whose translation MTPRMGNVNTLIIDDNAHMISIVRSMLLGFGISRTHESRDAVEAFEIARHEPIDLIIVDYQMPLLDGLEFIQMVRRGADMKNPFVPIILLTAHTERSRIMAARDAGVTEICAKPVTARQMWEKIVAVVNNPRPFVKTANYLGPDRRRKHEDYTGPERRSVASANPDAGEGVDVSETGDENDQGAIDQLMA comes from the coding sequence ATGACGCCCCGCATGGGCAATGTGAACACCCTGATCATCGACGACAATGCTCACATGATCAGCATTGTCCGCTCGATGCTGCTTGGTTTCGGCATTTCCCGCACCCATGAATCACGCGACGCCGTGGAGGCGTTCGAGATTGCGCGTCATGAGCCCATCGACCTGATCATCGTGGACTATCAGATGCCGCTTCTGGATGGGCTGGAGTTCATCCAGATGGTCCGTCGCGGCGCGGATATGAAAAACCCCTTCGTGCCGATCATCTTGCTGACCGCGCATACCGAACGCTCTCGCATCATGGCGGCCCGAGACGCCGGCGTCACCGAGATCTGCGCCAAGCCGGTCACTGCGCGGCAGATGTGGGAAAAGATCGTGGCGGTGGTCAACAATCCCCGGCCCTTCGTGAAGACCGCGAACTATCTGGGACCGGACCGCCGCCGCAAGCACGAAGACTATACCGGCCCCGAGCGCCGGTCTGTCGCCTCAGCAAATCCTGATGCCGGTGAAGGGGTTGACGTCTCCGAAACCGGTGATGAAAACGATCAGGGCGCCATTGACCAGCTGATGGCCTAA
- a CDS encoding periplasmic heavy metal sensor: MSRINIWIALLLVSVLVNGVLIGAGAHRWLSDDGAARTSIRADASDVARMRGFEPRRFFRALPDEYRRSMFEQMEGSREEVFALMRDLGEKRRAVRMVLTSDPFDPDAAAQALREAREARARLEQRTEALILDAADSLPADVRRAAFERALTRHGDRDHDRRHGRHEAERGDRDDDRRGPNGPPPGDRPEFH; the protein is encoded by the coding sequence ATGAGCCGGATCAATATCTGGATCGCCCTGCTGCTGGTCTCCGTTCTTGTGAACGGGGTGTTGATCGGGGCGGGCGCGCATCGCTGGCTAAGCGATGACGGCGCGGCGCGCACCTCCATCCGCGCTGACGCTTCGGATGTGGCCCGCATGCGAGGCTTTGAACCGCGCAGGTTTTTCCGTGCGCTACCGGACGAGTATCGCAGGTCCATGTTTGAACAGATGGAAGGCTCACGCGAAGAGGTGTTCGCCCTGATGCGTGATTTGGGGGAGAAGCGTCGCGCCGTGCGTATGGTTCTGACTTCCGATCCGTTTGACCCGGACGCCGCCGCCCAGGCCTTGCGCGAGGCGCGGGAGGCGCGGGCGCGGCTTGAACAGCGCACGGAAGCCTTGATTCTGGACGCCGCCGACAGCTTGCCGGCGGATGTGCGCCGGGCGGCCTTCGAACGCGCTCTGACCCGGCATGGCGACCGCGATCATGATCGGCGACATGGCCGTCATGAGGCAGAGCGAGGCGACAGGGATGATGATCGGCGCGGCCCGAACGGACCGCCGCCTGGCGATAGACCCGAGTTCCACTAG
- a CDS encoding EF-hand domain-containing protein has translation MKRLMSAAAAVLVLGSGAALAQPMGYDGPGARGAEHHERGRHGRGSGGHGMRGMMMLQAADLNGDNTVTRAEIEQLQTEEFAFRDRNSDGFLDQADASPMRQRMMALREDRPRRREGRGGGHEGMMHGADLDDDGRISREEFMTRPQAMFDRLDANSDGAITPDELDAHMQDRAERREERRAPWWRD, from the coding sequence ATGAAGAGATTGATGAGCGCCGCAGCCGCAGTGCTGGTTCTGGGATCTGGCGCGGCCCTGGCTCAACCCATGGGGTATGACGGTCCGGGCGCGCGGGGCGCCGAGCATCATGAGCGCGGACGCCATGGGCGGGGTTCCGGGGGGCATGGCATGCGCGGCATGATGATGCTGCAAGCGGCGGACCTGAACGGCGACAACACTGTCACTCGCGCGGAAATTGAACAATTGCAGACTGAAGAGTTTGCATTCCGGGACCGCAATTCGGACGGCTTCCTGGATCAGGCGGACGCCTCTCCCATGCGTCAGCGGATGATGGCGTTGCGTGAAGACCGCCCCCGCCGACGGGAAGGGCGTGGTGGTGGCCACGAAGGTATGATGCATGGCGCGGACCTGGATGACGATGGCCGCATCTCGCGCGAGGAATTCATGACGCGCCCTCAGGCGATGTTTGATCGACTGGACGCAAACTCGGATGGCGCCATTACGCCTGATGAACTGGACGCGCATATGCAAGACCGGGCGGAACGGCGAGAAGAACGTCGTGCACCCTGGTGGCGCGACTAG
- a CDS encoding RNA polymerase sigma factor, translated as MSRPALKVIEGPPRRTGGGEEARAADAALAQGVAQGDAAAIRALTQRCLPRVHAVAARLLGDRAEAEDVAQETFLKVWRKIALYDPERARLETWVTRIAMNASYDRLRKKRESQISDDAPEQVDDAVSADARLTGEDALSRVRAAVGALPERQKLALELCHFQERTNIEAALIMDVSVEAMESLLARARRALKKTLARDRDELIKDAAGLHGSGREL; from the coding sequence GTGTCCCGCCCTGCCCTGAAAGTGATTGAAGGTCCCCCCCGCCGGACGGGCGGAGGCGAGGAGGCGCGCGCGGCTGATGCGGCTTTGGCCCAGGGCGTCGCACAAGGCGACGCCGCCGCAATTCGGGCGTTGACCCAACGTTGCCTGCCCAGGGTGCATGCCGTGGCGGCGCGCTTGCTGGGCGATCGGGCTGAGGCGGAGGACGTCGCGCAGGAGACCTTCTTGAAGGTCTGGCGCAAGATCGCGCTCTATGATCCCGAGCGCGCCCGGCTTGAAACCTGGGTGACCCGGATCGCCATGAATGCGAGCTATGACCGGTTGCGAAAAAAGCGTGAGAGCCAGATCAGCGACGATGCGCCAGAACAGGTTGATGACGCTGTCAGCGCTGATGCCCGACTGACGGGTGAGGACGCCTTGAGCCGGGTTCGGGCTGCCGTCGGGGCCTTGCCGGAGCGTCAGAAACTGGCTCTGGAATTGTGCCATTTTCAGGAACGGACCAATATCGAGGCCGCCCTGATCATGGACGTCAGCGTCGAGGCGATGGAATCCCTGCTGGCGCGCGCCCGCAGAGCTTTGAAAAAGACATTGGCGCGAGATCGCGACGAGCTGATCAAGGACGCTGCGGGCTTACACGGATCGGGAAGAGAGCTATGA
- a CDS encoding cation-translocating P-type ATPase → MTGLQTDLSHCSTEPPDEVLRRLGGDASDGLDEAEARKRLAEGGGNVIEVQEGFSPLKALAHQLIDPLVILLAVASGLAALLGEVLDAVMISIVVALNVGLSFFQEWRAERALAAIAGLMTPHSTVIRSGRRQRINALDLVPGDLVEIRRGDRTPADLKLITAETLLMDESPLTGESRGMRKAPGADLEGAPVHDRASMAFAGALVLDGHATGLVVATGVRTEFGRIAALAGSVQRLATPLQRRLGRLSAMLGGLAILAALGIMLIGVATGRPLLEMVFTGVSLAVAAVPEGLPAVVALTLALGVRAMARRNALVRRLRAAETLGSATVICTDKTGTLTTGEMTVVETLTAQGRWEVGAGEPDALAHAALYSAGVCNNAELCPDGAVQGEPTERALMLAALEHTTLDGDAPPDRLAEQPFSAERKRMLVQVRDGDAAMIHVKGAPDFVLPLCAHLATQTGAVKMDEAARREWTEQAEAMGRRGLRVLAIARKPHGDDEPGEHDLIFQGLVGLMDPPRPRARAALDAARSAGLQVIMITGDAAGTAEAIAQAVGFASGRVLSGAEIDELDDAGLDQALKTANVLSRTTPEHKLRVVRHLQGAGEVVAMTGDGVNDAPALKQADIGVAMGIRGSDAAKAAADLVLLDDDFSTIIDAVREGRRQEAAIRNFTCFLLATNLGEVLAVGLNIASAAPLILTPLQLLWVNLLTDGPIALVLGAERAAPDLMARPPRRPEAPVVDKTALGVIAMFGAASAAATLAAFQASLASGEAAANAAAFSAVVILSACIVFSFRSQTLPLARLGWRGNVWLPVAALAAVLTQLALVFAPPLQALMGLAPPSALSWQIIIGSALTLLIIPEAIKYLLQARRR, encoded by the coding sequence ATGACCGGGCTTCAGACGGACCTTTCTCACTGCAGTACAGAGCCGCCCGACGAAGTCCTGCGCCGTTTGGGCGGCGACGCCTCAGACGGATTGGACGAGGCGGAAGCGCGCAAACGTCTGGCTGAAGGCGGCGGCAATGTCATTGAGGTGCAGGAAGGGTTTTCGCCGCTAAAGGCGCTGGCGCATCAACTCATCGACCCTTTGGTGATCTTGCTGGCGGTTGCGTCTGGCTTGGCGGCGCTTCTGGGCGAAGTGCTGGACGCGGTGATGATCAGCATCGTGGTGGCGCTGAATGTGGGCTTGAGCTTCTTTCAGGAATGGCGTGCAGAACGCGCCCTCGCTGCAATTGCGGGGCTGATGACGCCCCATAGCACTGTGATCCGGTCGGGGCGCCGCCAGCGCATAAACGCGCTGGATCTGGTTCCCGGTGATCTGGTCGAGATCCGGCGCGGCGACCGGACGCCCGCCGATCTGAAATTGATCACAGCGGAAACGCTGTTGATGGACGAGTCGCCCCTGACCGGCGAATCCCGCGGCATGCGCAAGGCGCCGGGCGCAGACCTTGAAGGCGCGCCGGTTCATGATCGCGCCTCGATGGCGTTTGCCGGGGCTCTGGTGCTGGATGGACATGCGACGGGGCTGGTCGTCGCAACGGGAGTGCGCACCGAGTTTGGGCGTATCGCGGCGCTGGCGGGCTCGGTCCAGCGCCTGGCCACCCCCTTGCAGCGCAGGCTGGGGCGGTTGAGCGCTATGCTGGGCGGGCTGGCGATCCTGGCGGCGCTCGGCATCATGCTGATCGGGGTCGCGACCGGGCGTCCGCTGTTGGAGATGGTGTTCACCGGCGTCTCGCTGGCGGTGGCGGCGGTGCCCGAAGGCTTGCCGGCAGTGGTGGCGTTGACGCTGGCTTTGGGCGTGCGCGCCATGGCGCGGCGCAATGCGCTGGTCCGGCGTTTGCGGGCGGCGGAGACGTTGGGATCGGCCACGGTCATCTGCACTGACAAGACCGGCACGCTGACCACCGGCGAGATGACGGTGGTGGAGACGCTCACCGCTCAAGGCCGGTGGGAGGTGGGGGCCGGAGAGCCTGATGCGCTGGCGCATGCGGCGCTTTATTCCGCCGGGGTCTGCAACAATGCCGAGCTGTGTCCGGACGGAGCCGTGCAGGGCGAGCCGACCGAGCGGGCCTTGATGCTCGCTGCGCTGGAGCACACCACGCTCGATGGGGATGCTCCGCCGGACCGTCTGGCGGAACAGCCGTTCAGCGCGGAACGCAAACGCATGTTGGTGCAGGTGCGCGATGGCGACGCCGCGATGATCCATGTGAAGGGCGCGCCAGATTTCGTGTTGCCGCTGTGCGCCCATCTGGCGACGCAAACCGGCGCCGTCAAAATGGATGAGGCGGCGCGCCGCGAATGGACTGAACAGGCGGAGGCCATGGGGCGCCGCGGCCTGCGGGTGCTCGCCATTGCGCGCAAACCTCATGGCGACGACGAGCCGGGCGAGCATGATCTGATCTTTCAGGGCTTGGTGGGGTTGATGGACCCGCCGCGACCACGCGCGCGCGCCGCCCTGGATGCGGCCCGCAGCGCCGGGCTTCAGGTGATCATGATTACGGGCGACGCGGCGGGGACAGCGGAAGCCATCGCCCAGGCGGTGGGCTTCGCCTCCGGCCGGGTGCTCAGCGGCGCCGAGATTGACGAGCTTGATGATGCGGGTCTGGATCAGGCGCTGAAAACTGCGAACGTGCTCAGCCGCACCACGCCTGAACACAAGCTTCGGGTAGTGCGACATCTTCAGGGCGCCGGTGAGGTCGTGGCCATGACCGGCGATGGCGTCAACGACGCCCCCGCGCTCAAGCAGGCGGATATCGGCGTAGCCATGGGAATCCGCGGCTCGGACGCGGCGAAGGCGGCGGCGGATCTGGTGCTGCTTGATGATGACTTCAGCACCATCATCGACGCGGTGCGTGAAGGCCGGCGGCAGGAGGCGGCGATCCGCAATTTCACCTGTTTCCTGCTGGCCACCAATCTGGGCGAAGTGCTGGCGGTGGGGCTGAACATCGCGTCCGCTGCGCCGCTGATCCTGACGCCCTTGCAACTCTTGTGGGTCAATCTTCTGACAGATGGCCCCATTGCCCTGGTCCTGGGCGCCGAACGGGCGGCGCCCGATCTGATGGCGCGCCCGCCGCGCCGCCCTGAGGCGCCGGTTGTGGACAAGACCGCGCTTGGCGTGATCGCCATGTTCGGCGCCGCGTCAGCCGCGGCGACGCTGGCGGCGTTTCAGGCCTCTCTGGCGTCGGGCGAGGCGGCCGCGAACGCGGCGGCTTTCAGCGCTGTGGTGATCCTCAGCGCCTGCATCGTGTTCAGCTTTCGCTCCCAGACCCTGCCGCTGGCGCGGCTGGGGTGGCGCGGCAATGTCTGGCTGCCGGTCGCAGCGCTGGCGGCGGTTCTGACCCAGCTGGCCCTGGTGTTCGCGCCGCCCTTGCAGGCCTTGATGGGGCTGGCGCCGCCCAGCGCTCTGTCCTGGCAGATCATCATTGGATCCGCGCTGACGCTGCTTATCATTCCCGAAGCGATCAAATATCTCCTGCAGGCGCGCCGGCGCTGA
- a CDS encoding bifunctional [glutamine synthetase] adenylyltransferase/[glutamine synthetase]-adenylyl-L-tyrosine phosphorylase produces MTAPLIDRLTKTLPNVAPDRTRRARERIGAAAFDAWGEAADFLDSVFAAAPYLARTAARRPDTLRQLATTPPETLIERLCETARDAAALEDEAEVRAVLRRAKLDLHLVTALADLSGAFSLKQVMGALTDFADAAVQASLASAARSYGVAVSDPLNPLPGYFVLTLGKHGTRSLNFSSDIDLVIAYEPEIITAPEGKDPLKLFSRIAQKLSAIMQDVTADGYVFRVDLRLRPDPGSTPVAVSADMARYYFEALGQNWERAAYAKARVCAGDRAAGEGFLKDLTPFIWRRTMDFAAVEDIRSIAKQIQAVGKRAEVRAAGHDVKLGRGGIREIEFYAQCLQLVFGGRMPAVRAPATVDALSALAAHDLMDADEADALIVYYGALRDVEHRIQMLEDEQTQTLPIQAETRRAVAALSGTDDLSEFDARMTALFGAVHTAFSAQFDDGDSLATEAGSLVLTGVEPTPDTVETLDRLGFSQPDRVWERLAGWAAGRARAARTERARRLFSRFAPRLIEALAATGDPDAAFTRFSTFFEGLPSGVQPLSLLVNQPELARELIAMLGLAPRLAEVLARRPALMDSLLDPAFARPLSEDPPAYRIERFSGLEGLDYEQALNAARRLAREEKLRIGGQLLLGRARAQDAGQAYADLADASLGAMAQAALSQMSQRHGPPPGDWAVLGLGKLGGRELSATSDLDIMLVFEPTAEASDGPRPLGAQTWFIRFTQRLVSALSAPTEEGELYDVDLALRPSGSAGPAAVSLSRFEEYYQTSEAWTWERMALTRSRMVVEGGLAARLDRAVTNVIKAAGPPDRLKSDAADMRARLERDRPARSPWDTKLRAGGLIDIEFIAQIGQLVLGERLGADTQGALDRLVEAGWLRDEDGETLKTAHELYADLTQILRAAHGADFDPDKASEPFALRLCQAAHCDDLDCTADALNIAAARVRTLFERYIGEVTFAATE; encoded by the coding sequence ATGACCGCGCCCCTCATAGACCGCCTCACCAAGACCTTGCCTAATGTCGCGCCCGACCGCACCCGGCGCGCGCGAGAGCGGATCGGCGCGGCGGCGTTTGACGCCTGGGGCGAGGCGGCGGATTTCCTCGACAGCGTGTTCGCTGCCGCGCCCTATCTGGCGCGCACGGCGGCGCGGCGGCCTGACACGCTGCGCCAGCTCGCCACGACCCCTCCTGAAACCCTGATCGAGCGCTTGTGCGAGACCGCGCGCGATGCCGCAGCGCTTGAAGACGAAGCCGAGGTGAGGGCGGTGTTGCGCCGGGCCAAGCTTGATCTGCATCTGGTCACGGCGCTGGCGGATCTGTCGGGCGCGTTCAGCCTGAAGCAAGTGATGGGCGCGCTGACGGACTTCGCCGACGCCGCTGTGCAGGCGAGCCTCGCCTCAGCCGCGCGCAGTTATGGCGTCGCGGTCAGCGATCCGCTCAACCCGCTGCCGGGCTATTTCGTGCTGACCCTGGGCAAGCATGGCACGCGCAGCCTGAACTTCTCCTCCGACATTGATCTTGTGATCGCCTATGAGCCCGAGATCATCACCGCGCCGGAGGGTAAGGACCCGCTGAAACTGTTCTCGCGCATCGCCCAGAAGCTCAGCGCGATCATGCAGGACGTCACCGCGGACGGGTATGTCTTCCGCGTCGATCTGCGGCTGCGCCCCGATCCGGGCTCAACGCCGGTGGCGGTCAGTGCGGACATGGCGCGCTATTATTTTGAAGCGCTGGGTCAGAACTGGGAGCGGGCGGCCTACGCCAAGGCACGGGTCTGCGCCGGCGACCGGGCCGCGGGCGAGGGGTTCTTGAAAGACCTCACCCCCTTCATCTGGCGACGGACCATGGATTTCGCCGCGGTCGAGGATATTCGCTCCATCGCCAAGCAGATCCAGGCCGTGGGAAAGCGCGCCGAAGTGCGCGCGGCGGGGCATGACGTGAAGCTGGGACGTGGCGGCATTCGCGAGATCGAGTTCTACGCCCAGTGCCTGCAGCTGGTGTTCGGCGGGCGCATGCCCGCCGTGCGCGCGCCCGCCACGGTGGATGCTTTATCGGCGCTCGCCGCCCATGATCTGATGGACGCTGACGAGGCGGACGCCCTGATCGTCTATTATGGGGCGCTGCGCGATGTGGAGCACCGCATCCAGATGCTCGAAGACGAACAGACCCAGACTCTGCCGATACAGGCCGAGACGCGGCGCGCTGTAGCGGCGCTGTCGGGCACGGATGATCTGTCAGAGTTTGACGCGCGCATGACCGCGCTGTTCGGCGCCGTGCATACGGCCTTCTCCGCTCAGTTTGATGATGGCGACAGCCTTGCGACGGAGGCGGGCAGTCTGGTCCTGACCGGAGTCGAGCCGACGCCGGACACGGTCGAGACTTTGGACCGGCTTGGTTTTTCTCAGCCCGACCGGGTGTGGGAGCGGCTGGCCGGCTGGGCGGCGGGGCGGGCGCGCGCGGCGCGCACCGAACGCGCCCGGCGCTTGTTCTCGCGGTTTGCGCCGCGCCTGATCGAGGCGCTGGCGGCCACCGGCGATCCCGACGCCGCCTTCACCCGGTTCTCGACATTCTTTGAAGGGCTACCCAGCGGGGTGCAGCCGCTGTCATTGCTGGTCAACCAGCCCGAGCTTGCACGGGAGCTGATCGCCATGCTGGGGCTGGCGCCACGCCTTGCAGAGGTCCTGGCGCGGCGACCTGCGCTTATGGACAGCCTGCTCGACCCGGCTTTCGCCCGGCCTTTGAGCGAGGACCCGCCCGCCTACCGCATTGAGCGGTTTTCAGGGCTGGAGGGGCTCGATTACGAGCAGGCGCTGAACGCGGCCCGACGGCTGGCGCGTGAAGAGAAGCTGCGGATCGGCGGTCAGCTCCTTCTGGGGCGGGCGCGGGCGCAGGACGCCGGTCAGGCTTATGCCGATCTGGCGGATGCGTCTTTGGGGGCGATGGCGCAGGCGGCGCTATCGCAAATGAGCCAGCGTCACGGCCCGCCGCCCGGCGACTGGGCGGTGCTGGGGCTGGGCAAGCTGGGCGGGCGAGAGCTGTCGGCGACGTCTGATCTTGATATCATGCTGGTGTTCGAGCCAACCGCTGAAGCGTCAGACGGGCCGCGTCCGCTGGGCGCGCAAACCTGGTTCATCCGTTTCACCCAGCGGCTTGTCTCCGCACTCTCTGCGCCTACCGAGGAGGGTGAGCTGTATGACGTGGATCTGGCCTTGCGGCCTTCGGGCTCGGCTGGGCCCGCGGCGGTCAGCCTGTCCCGCTTTGAAGAGTATTATCAGACGTCTGAAGCCTGGACCTGGGAGCGCATGGCGCTGACCCGTAGCCGCATGGTCGTCGAAGGCGGTCTGGCGGCGCGGCTGGATCGCGCCGTCACGAACGTCATCAAGGCGGCGGGCCCGCCAGACAGGCTGAAAAGCGACGCCGCCGACATGCGCGCCCGACTGGAGCGTGATCGGCCAGCCCGCTCTCCGTGGGACACCAAGCTGCGCGCAGGCGGGCTGATCGATATCGAGTTCATCGCCCAGATCGGCCAGCTGGTGCTGGGCGAGCGGCTGGGCGCTGACACCCAGGGCGCGTTGGATCGGCTGGTGGAGGCCGGCTGGTTGCGCGATGAAGACGGTGAAACGCTCAAAACCGCCCATGAGCTGTACGCTGACCTGACCCAGATCCTGCGCGCCGCTCACGGCGCTGACTTTGACCCGGATAAGGCGAGCGAGCCTTTTGCTCTACGCTTGTGTCAGGCGGCGCATTGCGATGATCTGGACTGCACGGCGGATGCGCTGAACATCGCCGCAGCGCGCGTGCGCACTCTCTTCGAGCGTTATATCGGCGAGGTGACATTCGCCGCGACGGAATAA